A window from Gallus gallus isolate bGalGal1 chromosome 7, bGalGal1.mat.broiler.GRCg7b, whole genome shotgun sequence encodes these proteins:
- the LOC112532795 gene encoding interferon lambda-3-like, with translation MVCYGVTIILVGTLGSLLVGAFPQVTPKKSCSLSKYQFPAPLELKAVWRMKEQFEDIMLLTNRKCNTRLFHRKWDIAELSVPDRITLVEAELDLTITVLTNPTTQRLAETCQQPLAFLTQVQEDLRDCLALEAPSHQPSGKLRHWLQKLKTAKKKETAGCLEASAILHIFQVLNDLRCAAQREDCT, from the exons ATGGTATGCTACGGGGTCACAATTATTTTGGTGGGGACCCTGGGGTCCCTCCTGGTGGGTGCCTTCCCCCAGGTCACCCCGaagaagagctgcagcctctcCAAGTACCAGTTCCCTGCACCTTTGGAGTTGAAGGCAGTGTGGAGGATGAAGGAGCAGTTT GAAGACATCATGCTgttaacaaacagaaaatgcaacaCCAGACTCTTCCATCGGAAGTGGGACATAGCTGAGCTGTCG GTACCTGACCGAATCACCCTGGTGGAGGCTGAGCTGGACCTCACCATCACCGTGCTCACAAACCCCACAACCCAGAGACTGGCAGAGACGTGCCAACAGCCCCTGGCCTTCCTTACCCAAGTCCAGGAGGACCTGCGAGACTGC TTGGCCCTCGAGGCACCTTCACATCAGCCCtctgggaaactgaggcactggCTGCAGAAGCTGAAGACAGCCAAGAAGAAG GAGACCGCCGGCTGCCTGGAGGCCTCAGCCATCCTCCACATCTTCCAAGTACTGAACGACCTGCGGTGCGCAGCCCAGCGCGAGGATTGCACTTAG